Proteins encoded within one genomic window of Brassica rapa cultivar Chiifu-401-42 chromosome A09, CAAS_Brap_v3.01, whole genome shotgun sequence:
- the LOC103838748 gene encoding 60S ribosomal protein L3-1, producing the protein MSKTFRVLHQTYKRILGLLYSTSLAVSFSRRTYRIFRRKKMSHRKFEHPRHGSLGFLPRKRANRHRGKVKAFPKDDQTKPCKFTAFMGYKAGMTHIVRDVEKPGSKLHKKETCEAVTIIETPAMVVVGVVAYVKTPRGLRSLNTVWAQHLSEEVRRRFYKNWAKSKKKAFTGYAKQYETEEGKKSIQSQLEKMKKYGTVIRVLAHTQIRKMKGLKQKKAHMMEIQINGGTIAQKVDFAYSFFEKQIPIDAVFQKDEMIDVIGVTKGKGYEGVVTRWGVTRLPRKTHRGLRKVACIGAWHPARVSYTVARAGQNGYHHRTELNKKIYRLGKVGQETHTAMTEYDRTEKDVTPMGGFAHYGVVKDDYLMIKGCCMGPKKRVVTLRQSLLTQTSRLAMEQINLKFIDTSSKMGHGKFQTTQEKNKFYGRASAKA; encoded by the exons atgtccaaaacatttagggttttACATCAGACATATAAAAGGATATTAGGGCTTCTCTATTCCACTTCTCTAGCAGTGAGCTTCAGCCGCAGGACTTATCGCATCTTCAG GAGGAAGAAAATGTCTCACAGGAAGTTTGAGCACCCAAGGCACGGGTCACTTGGTTTCCTTCCTAGGAAGAGAGCTAACCGTCACAGAGGAAAAg TGAAGGCCTTCCCAAAGGATGACCAAACCAAGCCTTGCAAGTTCACAGCCTTCATGGGATACAAGGCTGGTATGACCCACATTGTTAGAGATGTCGAGAAGCCCGGATCCA AGCTTCACAAGAAGGAGACCTGTGAGGCTGTTACCATCATCGAGACCCCCGCTATGGTGGTCGTCGGTGTCGTTGCCTACGTCAAGACTCCCCGTGGCCTAAGATCCTTGAACACCGTCTGGGCACAGCACTTGAGCGAGGAGGTGAGGAGAAGGTTCTACAAGAACTGGGCCAAGTCCAAGAAGAAGGCCTTCACCGGGTACGCCAAGCAGTACGAGACTGAGGAAGGCAAGAAGAGCATCCAGTCCCAGCtcgagaagatgaagaagtacGGAACCGTCATCCGTGTCTTGGCCCACACTCAGATCAGGAAGATGAAGGGGTTGAAGCAGAAGAAGGCTCACATGATGGAGATCCAGATCAACGGTGGAACCATCGCCCAGAAGGTCGACTTCGCCTACAGCTTCTTCGAGAAGCAGATTCCCATCGACGCTGTTTTCCAGAAGGATGAGATGATTGATGTGATCGGTGTGACCAAGGGTAAGGGGTACGAAGGTGTTGTTACTCGTTGGGGTGTGACTAGGCTTCCGCGTAAGACTCACAGGGGTCTGCGTAAGGTTGCTTGTATCGGTGCGTGGCATCCGGCTAGAGTGTCCTACACTGTTGCCAGAGCCGGTCAGAACGGTTACCATCACCGTACCGAGCTTAACAAGAAGATTTACAGGTTGGGCAAGGTTGGTCAGGAGACGCACACTGCCATGACTGAATACGACAG GACTGAGAAGGATGTGACTCCAATGGGTGGATTTGCTCACTATGGTGTGGTGAAGGATGACTACTTGATGATTAAGGGATGCTGCATGGGTCCAAAGAAGAGGGTTGTGACTCTTAGACAGTCGTTGCTCACTCAGACTTCCCGTCTTGCCATGGAGCAGATCAACCTCAAGTTTATCGACACTTCCTCTAAGATGGGACATGGCAAGTTCCAGACTACCCAGGAGAAGAACAAGTTTTACGGTCGTGCCTCTGCCAAGGCTTAA
- the LOC103838747 gene encoding UDP-rhamnose/UDP-galactose transporter 3 — translation MAAENEQQRKSSSVSDMGAWAMNVISSVGIIMANKQLMSSSGFSFSFATTLTGFHFALTALVGFVSNATGLSASKHVPLWELIWFSVVANVSIAAMNFSLMLNSVGFYQISKLSMIPVVCVMEWILHSKRYSREVKVAVVVVVVGVGICTVTDVKVNAKGFICACVAIFSSSLQQILIGSLQKKYSIGSFELLSKTAPIQALSLLVAGPFVDYLLSGKFILNYNMSSGCFVFILLSCALAVFCNISQYLCIGRFSAVSFQVIGHMKTVCILTLGWLLFDSAMTFKNVSGMFVAIVGMVIYSWAMELEKRSNLAAKALNSVKHSLTEEEFQLLKEGVETTQSKDVELGGYTKA, via the exons ATGGCGGCGGAGAACGAGCAGCAGCGAAAGTCTTCATCGGTCTCCGACATGGGAGCTTGGGCAATGAATGTGATCAGCTCCGTTGGGATCATCATGGCCAATAAGCAGCTCATGTCTTCCTCTGGTTTCTCCTTCAGCTTCG CAACCACTCTCACCGGATTCCACTTCGCTCTAACCGCATTGGTCGGTTTCGTCTCAAACGCGACGGGGCTCTCCGCATCCAAACACGTCCCTCTCTGGGAGCTCATTTGGTTCTCCGTCGTCGCTAACGTCTCCATAGCCGCCATGAACTTCAGCCTCATGCTCAACTCCGTCGGCTTTTACCAGATCTCGAAGCTGAGCATGATCCCTGTCGTCTGCGTCATGGAGTGGATCCTCCACAGCAAACGCTACTCCAGAGAAGTGAAAGTGGCCGttgtggttgttgttgttggtgttgGGATTTGCACTGTCACTGATGTCAAAGTTAACGCCAAAGGCTTTATATGCGCGTGCGTCGCCATTTTCTCCTCGTCTTTGCAGCAGATT TTAATAGGTTCCTTGCAGAAGAAATATTCGATTGGATCTTTCGAGCTGTTGAGTAAAACAGCGCCGATTCAAGCTCTTTCGCTGCTTGTTGCTGGTCCTTTTGTTGATTATCTCCTCAGTGGAAAGTTCATCTTGAACTACAATATGTCTTCTGGCTGCTTT GTATTCATCCTTCTCTCATGTGCCTTAGCTGTGTTCTGCAACATAAGCCAGTACCTTTGCATCGGGCGATTTTCAGCGGTATCGTTCCAGGTTATAGGTCACATGAAGACTGTGTGTATCTTGACACTGGGGTGGCTCCTGTTTGATTCTGCAATGACTTTCAAAAACGTGTCCGGCATGTTCGTTGCGATTGTTGGGATGGTGATCTATAGCTGGGCCATGGAGCTGGAGAAACGGTCTAATCTTGCGGCAAAGGCTTTGAACAGTGTGAAACACAGCTTGACTGAAGAAGAGTTTCAACTTTTGAAGGAAGGTGTAGAAACTACACAGTCCAAAGATGTCGAACTTGGCGGTTACACAAAAGCGTAG